One region of Acidimicrobiales bacterium genomic DNA includes:
- a CDS encoding WhiB family transcriptional regulator: MNWRDRAACRGKPLAWFFPPEGHHVERATRLLCAGCPVNRQCLRDAVLNGDDGFRAGFTEEQRRRMVGDLNAWARRAA; this comes from the coding sequence GTGAACTGGCGTGACCGGGCGGCGTGCCGGGGGAAGCCGCTCGCCTGGTTCTTCCCCCCCGAAGGCCACCATGTCGAACGCGCCACCCGGTTGTTGTGCGCCGGCTGCCCGGTGAACCGCCAGTGCCTCCGCGACGCCGTCCTCAACGGGGACGACGGGTTCCGGGCCGGGTTCACCGAGGAGCAGCGGCGGCGGATGGTCGGCGACCTGAACGCGTGGGCGAGGAGGGCGGCATGA